ACTATAGTCTTAGTAAAAGAATCGTGTTGTTTCAAGTATAAAGTATTTGATGAGATTAGCTATATGGGTGATAATATGGAGTAGTAGTATTTGAAAAGCGACAAAACTAAGAAGtggcaaaaaaaaatcatttcgaAATGATCCAGATATCAGAATTAGGCATGTAGCTTTTAGCTTTTGTTACATATGCTCATTTAATTGGGGTTATTTGTAGTACAGTATAAAGAATGAACTACATGGTCTCAGCTTATAAACTTTTATCTAAATAATATGAGGGTTTTGGTTTGTAAAATTGTATTaagagattaaatatgtagtgtgtttggttcataagattcaatctcacaactcaattctaTATGGATAattatgagataattagtcatagataaccctctatgactaaaataatctcacaactcaatcatagATTATGTCTTGAAAACCGAACACCACTTATGTATATTCGCGGTTCTTAGTCAATAAATTATGAGAATTATACGGACTTTGCACTTTGTACGTTGTAGatcattttgtaattttttaaaaattttatggaCTAAATCTAACAAAAACACTTCATTCCAAAGCAATGGCAGCATGATAATATGTTACTCCatgatatatattatttttctaCGCTGCACAAAAAAGGGAGGTGTAATAATTTGTTGAAGAATATAAATTGAAAAGCAGTCGCATTATTTAACTGTAAAATGTGAACTTTATTGGATCTCAAATTATCATCATTGCTCATAGTTAGCATTGGCTAGAACCATGGATGTTAAAAGGTTCCATCACATCTCAACAATAGTAATGCCACTTGAAATGTAAAAATTTAAAGggaattaaaattgaaattgatcATTGAGTTGTTTGTACACTTCACCAACTAAATTACTAGCTAAAAATATATCCTTTCGTTACACTCTAAGTTATACATATCTCAAAAATGGAAATTTTGTTATTTCTGGTTTATTCTTCCTGTTATTATATTCATTCTCGGCAAATTTGCTCTCAAATGAGATTTGACGCTGTTACTGCATTACCAGGTTCTGATTTCACAAAATCCTAGCAATATATTTGGGATTATTTCACGCTCCCTGAACACTTTGATAGtgagatttgatttttttttaatattggaaTACGAAATAATGAGTTAGTATATTTTTTCCatcttaagaaagaaatacagGAATATAAATGTGAACAATGGATGGCAGTATAACAAAGCAATAATCGAAGAGAAAACAAAGGagtttacgtggttcggctttcgcctacgtccacgggcagaACGACGATGATCTTTATTGATTTGAGCTGAGAATGATGAAGCTTACAAACACACACAATAGCAAACTAAACAATAGAGATTCACTCAACTCTTTGATGACAACTAGATGATGAAAAACCCTCGATTCACACTAATTGTTTACACTTGGTTGAAAAAGACTACTCTCATTCGTCACTAACTATATCTCTGATCATGTGTTATATACACACTCTAGGAGCTCCGCAACAAACTAACTTCTCTTCTGGTATCAGTTATCAACGGCTAGTTCAGCTCAACACCCAGCTGATCACAAATTGCTCCTAACggtcttcttgctttcttgcttcATTGTGTTTGCTCATCCAATATAactaacaataaaaaaatttcattcaTATTTAAGACATTGCAAATCAAgttgaaatattaaaataaccattaaaattaatactaatgtACAAATAAAAATTGTTAAACTATCCATGAAATAAGTCGATCACGGTCCATTTCATGATCAATAAAAACCATCAACAAAGAACACTttcaaaaatttttttttatagtattaagaatttataaaataataaatttaggGCTGGTAAAATATACAGAAATATCGAAATACctcacttaccgtaccgaaaaataccaaattttcggTATGCCTCACTTTTCGGTActgtatgataccttaccgacatATTTAGGTACGACAAATGTATgaattttgtatataccgcggtataccgcatcataccgcaattacggtatataccataattttgcggtatataccgttaataactatatatatttaacatatttattatttataatattatatttaagataaaatgttattttcaatattttatatttttatatatcaaaTAGGTATGATTTGCGGTACACTGcagcacggtacggtatactgAAATGTCGGTACGGTAACagttttcatattttcatataccaaattttcagtataccaaaatGCGGTATACCAAAAAAATTTGTACGGTACAGTATCATGTTTTCTCATACTATATGCGGTATGCCCATTTcgatacggtataccgtaccgatcTAACCCTAATTAAATCAACCAATAAAATTGACGTACAATGAGAGTTTTATGGGAAAACAAAATATGTTGATTAGAATTGACTATTGGGAGTTGTAGTAGTTTTAGTGtgtaaattgaataaaataaatagagttGAATAAGTAAGTGTAATGAATGCGTCGTTGATCACGTGTCTAGGACTTGCTGAGGTGTCAGCTGATAATTTTTTTCTTGGCGGGAAAAAAGGGCGGGGGTCAGGCGGCAGCCTATTTGGCGGGAAGACGAAACAACCTCCCTTTTCGGCGCCCTTCTCTCCTCTAATTGGGTATCCTACTTGAACTCCTTGTTATTGTGCATGCGCCATCTGCTCTCTTATTTGTCACTTAatcgtctcttaaattactattcttgggtcccactgtatttttttattccatTTATTAACTatgggacggaacctgcaaccctccatctcttattcgtctcttaaccgtatcttaaattattattcattcaattttattttttatttttatttccaacaaattcaattaataaaaacacacttcattataaaataaaattacaacttaaaattcaaaaaaataaaaaaaaacacaattaaaatcctaaaaaaataaaaattacataattcaaaatacaattttatagaaaataaaaatactactccgccggcgaatcatcttgccataaactcaattccggcaagataagCTTAGTATTGGGGaagcgtcatgcgggaagtgtccgccattgtggagctcatgtacatggacattagggagttcgagggtgcccccgagcccgcctggcttgattagGCTCTGGCCCTCCTCCCTCTAgtcgccttcgccgcatttctcccttgcggccgacggcgcccatggGAGGACCCCCCGacatcgtctgtcgtgccctgaacctcctgcgaggcaaactcttgtgcggcgctgcctgaaccgccctcactagacgagtattagccacccgtcgtgtgcttcgtgcgcttcgaggtcgagcccgagctggaccggacaccgccggcccacctttcctcgtctttgacgacctcccaaacatcgacatgtttgaattgttagtcggtgtcgtcgaagtagactcacTTCgtgcgctttggtaatgagccgcttcactcttgtagatggcgcaaaacttttgacctctctgtcaactcggtcaaagtgagagcggaacATCTTATATATTGACTTGTGAGTTgactattattttaaataaatactactactacagcATATAAGATTGAGTTGAAAATCCGGTCCTCTATTAATAGTATTTCAACAAAATGGGACATGCCCAATATGCAATAGTATTATATTGTGGGTATGGCAAAGTTGGTATAATTGTGAAAATTATTATTGCGTTTAAATGTTGGAATAACACATGCAATGCAGGCAGAGAGTGGGGTTTGTGAAGAAATTATAAAGTGAATTATTGTAATGGTGGACTGTGACACCGACTATCCAATTAATTCATAATGCCTCCTTACTTTCTCTCTACCTTTacatttattatgattttatttggttACATGTATTGTTGACAATAGTATTCAAGTCATAGCTTCACATTCTCTTTTAGccgatttaattttttattaaacgAGTATgtgaaaataaattacatagCTTATGTATTTTCTAGGTGCTTTTGAGTTTATTGGCGCAATTGTAGGCTGACTTTCTTTTGATTGGCCCAATATCATTGTTGGTCGGTTACTTAGAATTGGTTtttcaaatatattttctttattgtctCGTATAAACTGGTAGAatcatttctttttaatttcttattgaCCAACTCTtgaatttctttaatttttactataaaCTTAATAATGTGGGCtaactttaaaaaattaattcctTGGATACTCTCTTTCACAGGAATCTCCATAGCATGCATGATTCGAGTGCTAGAAAATCGTACGGCAAAGTGATTTTTTGCTATCCGCAACTGgtaaaatttgatttaattgatttGAAGGTTTGTTTATTCAAAAAAGTGAACAAGGAGATGCTTTTAAGAGATTCATCTGTGATTCGAATTctgaataaatttataattattcataGCTCGAACTCTAGTTACTATGATTAAGTTAGATTATAATGCTgacttgagaaaaaaaaattgcttGCTTGTAGTGCAATGAACTCCTATTCCTCCAGTTAAATGGAAAAGGTCGTGGTTAAAGAGTTTGGGGGAAGGCCCATTGTTGTATACTAATTTCGTTGAAGTTTTGGATTTATGGCCCAAAAGGCCAGAGGGTTGATTGgccatatttttaaatttccaaaCAAGGAGTTGATTGCAATTAACCATTCCATTATAATCCCTTTAAATTCCTCTTCACTCTTTTAGATCCTTCAGCCATTAATAAACTGCTAatatggatttgatgaaccgatGAAGGaacttatattttttatattttttatttaatttagcaCCTCACCAGAATTTATCAATCATTTTAATAGGGGCTttttgatacagaccaaacaggagaatTCATCCAAAAATgatagcctgttaggagagagagctcatttagtctatatatcCCACattagttgttctcacaaccgatgtgggaattgagtccgtaacattcgaccctcctttaagagCCAACGTCCTTGTTGGTCACGactggttctttgccaggccaccactccgtgggccaccactccgagttctcatttgtcacggccacgttggtcacatCGGATTCTTTGTCCGGCCTCCACTCCGTAGGTCACCACCCGAGCGGTCCCAAacgcactcgttggtcacggcgagttcgttgcccgACCACCACTCCGAGCTGActgggctctcaatgaaagcactaATTGATACATACCAAAcatgagaactcatcccaaaagactaacATGTTAAGAGAGagcccatttagtctatataccccacatcagttgttcccacaaccgatgtgggaattgagtccgtaacactTTTCCACTAGAATTTACTAGTTGAATGATGCCTACAAATCACTAGCACTAATTATTAACTAAAAAAGAATTTGTAGTTACGTGCGTTGTTGAATACTtcctctgtccgcgaataggagtctcgtttttcgtTTTGGTTCATCCGCCAATAGGAGTCACGGTTCATAATCAGTGTAAATGGTAAagagaccccacattccactaactcattccactcatacACAAGTGaaacccatattccactaactttctttcactcatttttcttaacattttttaaaaccagtgccaaaaagaaatggaactcctatttgtggacggagggagtatgattccAACTTGGAATGTAATTTCTTATAgtattgtgtttgaaatgaTGTAAAGTACATATTTTAAACATTGCACATTATGCTTGGTTACATACAGTTAAGTAAGGGTAATTATGGTATTTAGAAAGTCTTGCATAGATCTCAAAGACTCAAACAAATATTATCAAGGAAATTCTTTTGCCAACGTTGTCTCAACTGTTAAAATCATTGGCCTCATAATTGTCAGCTTTGGGTCAAGCTCACAGTTTTTGCAATTGACACGATCGTCGATCGCACTTTATTACTAATATTGTCCGCTTTGAGCCAACTTCACGGATTTATTTTGAATCACTCCAAAAAGAACTCAAACTAATTGGAGTTcgataatatttatatattgtttcCAACTTTTATCTATTATCCGATGTATTATGGATTTGTAACCGAACATCAATGCAATTAGTGGCGGAGGGAGAATAGAAGTAGGGGTACAACCAAATCCTAAAAATATATAGGATATGCATTCAACAATTTGAAGGTAATAGCCTAGTGGTATCGCACTCGCCTCACTTTTACTAGTTGCAGGTTCAAACctctaaatattttattatataaacttttaaaatattctattaatataatatattttcttaTCTTTTCATTAATTACTTATAAAgcttaattcttttaatatatttaattttttaaaattttcaatttgtcatgcattaaattttttaaagtgttttttacttctttttaatttatttattttgatcattttccaattattatcattttttggaTAGTAGATCTTCTTAcggaaaaaataatgaaatattaaattgaaGATAAAAGATCGATTTTGAAGCTCGAAATCAGTATAATATTACCGTACCCTGACCGAAAATCCTAGATCCACCACTGAATACGATCGTTTAGATTAATCGGAGTTTGAGTTTGGCAGTTCTCTCCTTACGGTTTGGATTATTTGTTATAATCTCCTGCAGCCAATTTGTGGGTCTAAAATAAGTGTAATGTATGGGTCTGAAAAAGGTGTAATGCATTACAAGCCTCTCATGTGGTAGTTGCAATGAGTAATTCTTGAATTTAATATTCGATTTAAATTGGTCAATGCCAGCTTGTTGGAAGGAGTAATTCTTGAATTTAATATCCGACTTAAATTGGTCACAACATATATGCCAGCTTGCTGTACTATACGTACTAGCTTACAGGCTTATCATAATAAAGATAGGAAGtagtattataattttattttgattctaaATTCATTTTGGATAAATCTCGAGACAAATAttgtactagtagtatttatttgaaCAAAATGGGCACATAAAAAGGAAAATACATACACAAAAAAACACGGGATTATTCAATTACTATTTCTTTATCACCTTCATTAAGCTTCATAAAGATCAAAAGTCACAACCAATTAACAAAAAGTTCCATGGTTGAATAAGCACAAGATATCTTTAATTTGAGTGGTTGTGATTTGGTTGATTAAAACTCTTCCATTTTGGTGTATGTAGTAGAATGAATTTTGAGATTGATATTGTAGCTGGCTATTTATGCACTATATATCGTCCAATTTATTATTCTGGTTGAATTTAGTTAAACACTCTAAGACCGTCGTCAACTCCAGATCCAGGTCTAGTCATTCGAACTTAATACTTTATTCGTGTAGTTGATATTCAATAATCAGGATATAATTGTTTTAAAACATCAATCTCTGttaataaattatagtactatcaAGCTTGGTTCAACATGTTGAAGTGTGAAGCTAAACATCAATCTctgttagtattaatttattaattttggttTAATATATTGAAGTGTGAAGCTTGAATGGATCAAACATCGGACGATGGTGATCCAATAATTTGGGCCTAAATGAAATACTAGGAATTCGTAAAcatatgtttttttattcttCGTGATCACGtagatttattaatttatttcctAATGCCAcatatataatagtagtaatgtTTATTTTTACATTACATATGatatgattaaaataatatcTTTAATTAATAAGTTAAACACACAGCAATGTGCATAAAATTACGGGACAAATTATGGAAACGAGATAAAACACAATCTAATTTTACACACTACAAAAATAATATAGTTGCTAAAAATAATTAAGACAATTTTCTTGACTTTCTCTAACAAGCACAAAAAAAACTCCCCAAATCACAAACTACACAAAAAAAAGACAAATGAGAGCAAAGACAAATTTTGGATCTCGCCACTTCCCCTAAACTAGCCAGAAACCCTACAAATTTTCCACAACCACGTGAATAAACCCAAAAAACTTAATGTAAAAAACAAATACTCAATGGCCAAAAACACTTTTCACCAACAAGAAATCGACCATAAATACTCAACCAAACTcgaaataaaagagaataacTATCCTTTATAATTCGAACTAACAAAATAGATATAGCCCTTCCAACTATTTCAACCATCGGTGCAACAATCTCTATAAATGTCCTCGTCCTTCACCACACCCAATTCACCCCAAAATCCATAAAAACCTCTCCCCCTTCTTATCGCCATGGCTgagccgccgccaccaccgctcCCTGACTTTTCGCAGTCCGTGAAGCTCAAGTACGTGAAATTGGGCTACCAATACCTAGTGAACAACTTCCTGGTGTTCCTCCTCGTCCCCGTGATCGTCGCCCTAACCCTAGAACTCATCCATAGCAACCCTCATGACCTAATCCACCTATGGAACTCCATGCAATTCACATCGCTCCACATTTTATgctccttcttcctcatcatctACACTCTCACCTTCTTTCTCATGTCCCGCCCCCGCCCCATCTACCTCGTCGACTACGCCCTCTTCAAGCCCCCCCGCAGCTTCCGCGTCTCCTTCGGCGGCTTCATGGAGCACGCCCGCATCGTTCTCGCCGATGAGCCCAAATCCGTCCATTTTCAGATGAAAATCCTCCAGCGCTCCGGCCTCGGCGAGGAGACCTGCATTCCTCCGGCGATGCATTTCATCCCTCCGCGGCCGACTATGCAGCTCGCGAGGGAGGAAGCCGAGCTAGTCATTTTCTCGGCAATGGATTCGCTCTTCCAAAAAACCGGCCTCAAGCCCAAAGATGTCGATATTTTGGTGCTCAATTGCAGTCTGTTCTCGCCGACGCCTTCTCTCACGGCGATGGTGATAAACAAGTACAAAATGAGGAGCAACATTAAAAGCTTCAATCTCTCCGGCATGGGGTGCAGCGCTGGCTTGATCTCGGTAGATCTAGCCAAGGATCTGCTCCAGCGATATCCGAATTCCAACGCGGTAGTGATCAGCACTGAGATCCTCACCCCAAACAGCTACCTAGGGAAGGAGAGAGCAATGCTCCTCCCAAATTGCCTCTTCAGAATGGGCGGCGCCGCCATCCTTCTGTCCAACCGCCGCGCCGATCGCCGCCGCGCCAAGTACCGCCTCGCGCATGTGGTGAGGACGCACAAAGGCGCTGACGACAGAGCGTACGGATGCGTCGCGCAGGAGGAGGATCCGGAAGGACACATCGGAATCAAGCTGAACATAGATCTAATGACGATCGCCGGCGAAGCTCTGAAATCGAACATCACCACGATCGGGCCGCTCGTCCTCCCCGCATCGGAGCAATTACTCTTCGCATTCTCCTTAATCAGGAGAAAATTCTTCAATTCGAAATCGAAGCCGTACATTCCCGATTTCAAGCAGGCGTTTGAGCATTTCTGCATCCACGCCGGCGGAAGGGCGGTGATCGACGAGCTGCAGAAGAGCCTCCGCCTGACAAACGAGCAGGTGGAGGCGTCCAGGATGACTCTGCATAGGTTCGGAAACACTTCGTCGTCATCGCTGTGGTACGAATTGAGCTACATTGAATCAAAGGGGAGGATGAAGAAAGGGGATAGGGTTTGGCAGATCGCATTTGGGAGTGGATTTAAGTGCAACAGCGCGGTTTGGAAATGTAACCGGACGATCAAGGCGCCGATGGATGGGCCGTGGGCCGATTGCATCGACAAATATCCGGTTTACATTCCTGAAATTATTAagatttaatttttcaattaattatatttagtgCCCTAAGTTTGATGGATTTAATTTGTTCACGGATATGGTTTCCATTATTGATGTACGATGTTTCCGGATTTATGTATTTCTAATGAAATTGATGCTGCTTTGGGTTTTAATTGAATTAGGATAATTATAGTACAAGAAATTATAAATGCTGTGGTCCTGGGCTTTAACACACTTCGGCCTGTGTCAGTAGCAAATGGGGCACTGCACTGccttatttattcattttttttactgtaTTATTATAACTCCAAGATAGACCATATATGTTTATTTGTAATGAGACTAGGGTTTAAGCGAGACTCGATTATCTCGTGAGgttttttagtaattgaaacACTAACACACAATTGATTCCAAACATGAGTCATTTGGCATGGAATATTAATCACTCATGTAAAGGATATGAGATGAGGGCATTAAAGGAGATAGAGGGAGAGTGTAGTTGGAGAATTAGATGCATGCTCTCTACCACTGCCTCCTTCATAACTATGCGTCTCTGTCATCTCCGACTCTATCTGCCGACACCATATTTAAGGCATTGCATATGCATTCTATTATGTGGTTTCATTTTTCTATTATTGGGGATATCAAAGTGCATCATTGTCTTTATATATACAATAATGCAACTAATTTTATGATAATGTATGTGTTTATTTTCGTAGTTAATTCCatttaaggaaaaaaaaaatactagtatatgatTCTACTCATATTATACATGGATATAGATAGATGTTGTGTGTTTGACCATATATGTACCTCGTATATGTCAATATGAAAAGATAGATGGTGTCGGTCTAAAAAAATTACTTTGCTGCACCGATTTATCAAAGTCGCAAAAATGTCTCAGGTtttcaatttattgtataaataGTTTCGTGAAATGGGAAA
This portion of the Salvia splendens isolate huo1 chromosome 10, SspV2, whole genome shotgun sequence genome encodes:
- the LOC121751513 gene encoding 3-ketoacyl-CoA synthase 6-like translates to MAEPPPPPLPDFSQSVKLKYVKLGYQYLVNNFLVFLLVPVIVALTLELIHSNPHDLIHLWNSMQFTSLHILCSFFLIIYTLTFFLMSRPRPIYLVDYALFKPPRSFRVSFGGFMEHARIVLADEPKSVHFQMKILQRSGLGEETCIPPAMHFIPPRPTMQLAREEAELVIFSAMDSLFQKTGLKPKDVDILVLNCSLFSPTPSLTAMVINKYKMRSNIKSFNLSGMGCSAGLISVDLAKDLLQRYPNSNAVVISTEILTPNSYLGKERAMLLPNCLFRMGGAAILLSNRRADRRRAKYRLAHVVRTHKGADDRAYGCVAQEEDPEGHIGIKLNIDLMTIAGEALKSNITTIGPLVLPASEQLLFAFSLIRRKFFNSKSKPYIPDFKQAFEHFCIHAGGRAVIDELQKSLRLTNEQVEASRMTLHRFGNTSSSSLWYELSYIESKGRMKKGDRVWQIAFGSGFKCNSAVWKCNRTIKAPMDGPWADCIDKYPVYIPEIIKI